From Zavarzinella sp., one genomic window encodes:
- a CDS encoding beta-ketoacyl-[acyl-carrier-protein] synthase II has protein sequence MRHQRRVVITGMGAITPLGNTPELLYRNQLEGMSGAGPIFRFDASTFPTKFASQVKDFRLSDYLTDADQYVDCGLNTKFALAAAKEALRDADLLDNDRVDRTRIGVYLGSGEGSHDFPNLTLSLAMATPEQGFKVDPTRFYDYSMTTFRAGHEYEMEMHTTAGRVAGVYDLLGPNYTCQTACAASGQAVGEALELIRRGDADMVVSGGAHSMIHPFGVTGFNLLTTLSMRNDDPQRASRPFDLNRDGFVLGEGSGMVVLEELEHAKKRGATIYAELMGYGTTADAYRVTDSHPEGRGAIACIQWALFDSGLNHKDIGYINAHGTSTHVNDQAETIAIKQVFGEDAYKVPVSSSKSMLGHLICAAGVVELITSVLTIRNGVLPPTINYETPDPECDLDYVPNQAREKTVDHVLSNSFGFGGQNVSLIVSRFRD, from the coding sequence ATGAGACATCAGCGACGCGTGGTTATTACAGGCATGGGTGCCATTACACCACTCGGCAACACTCCTGAACTGCTCTATCGGAACCAACTGGAAGGAATGAGTGGTGCTGGCCCGATTTTTCGCTTCGATGCCAGTACTTTTCCCACGAAATTTGCTTCCCAGGTAAAGGATTTCCGACTCTCAGATTACCTGACCGATGCAGATCAATACGTTGATTGTGGGCTGAATACCAAATTTGCGCTTGCAGCGGCAAAAGAGGCACTGCGGGATGCCGATCTGCTTGACAATGATCGCGTAGATCGCACCCGAATTGGTGTGTACTTGGGATCTGGAGAAGGGAGCCACGACTTCCCAAACCTGACTTTAAGCCTCGCAATGGCAACTCCAGAGCAAGGTTTCAAGGTCGATCCGACACGGTTTTACGATTACAGTATGACCACTTTTCGTGCCGGACACGAATATGAGATGGAAATGCACACCACTGCCGGTCGTGTGGCGGGCGTTTATGATCTCTTAGGACCGAATTACACCTGTCAGACTGCATGTGCTGCCAGCGGACAGGCAGTGGGCGAAGCATTAGAACTGATTCGTCGTGGCGACGCGGATATGGTTGTCTCTGGCGGTGCCCACAGTATGATCCATCCATTTGGCGTGACAGGGTTTAATCTGTTGACCACGCTGTCAATGCGGAATGATGATCCCCAGCGTGCCAGCAGACCATTTGATCTGAATCGCGATGGATTTGTACTGGGCGAAGGCTCTGGAATGGTGGTGCTGGAAGAACTGGAACATGCTAAGAAACGTGGGGCCACAATATACGCAGAATTGATGGGATACGGCACAACGGCAGATGCCTATCGAGTCACGGACAGCCACCCGGAAGGACGTGGGGCAATCGCCTGCATCCAATGGGCATTATTTGACAGCGGTTTGAATCACAAGGATATTGGTTACATCAACGCCCACGGTACCAGCACCCACGTGAATGACCAGGCAGAAACGATTGCCATTAAGCAGGTCTTCGGCGAAGATGCTTACAAAGTACCTGTTTCCAGCAGTAAAAGCATGTTGGGCCATCTGATATGCGCTGCCGGTGTGGTGGAATTGATTACTTCTGTACTGACCATTCGCAACGGCGTACTCCCGCCCACAATCAATTATGAAACCCCGGATCCAGAGTGTGATCTCGATTACGTGCCGAATCAGGCCCGTGAGAAAACAGTGGACCATGTCTTATCGAACAGCTTTGGCTTTGGTGGGCAAAACGTCTCGTTAATCGTCAGCCGGTTTCGAGATTAG
- a CDS encoding prolyl oligopeptidase family serine peptidase gives MQLTLGYLLLFAPIIAVTTFLIYIYVYVRLFYIENMVRILQIQPLFIIPRGDHDPTAEEVHFPTSGGAKLYGVYFHTPQAVRKGVILFGIEFGSDCWSARGYTEALVADGYDVFTYAPRGQKGSDVIPGYTPMPWITTWEVEDCHAAINYLLHRPDADPKGIGFFGVSKGANAGLAAATSSSAIRCIVTDGAFGLLSVMVPYMKHWIKIYNRNFLVHGIAPRRFYYHIAEIGARRAERRLKLRLYRLDQRMKKIKKPVFMIHGALDSYIKPEMSQELYERSGGHREYWLVPKARHNQAITLAKDEYRQRLLEFFNHHMPSSTPKQV, from the coding sequence ATGCAACTGACGCTTGGCTACTTGTTGCTGTTCGCACCGATAATTGCTGTAACTACTTTCCTGATCTATATTTACGTTTACGTGCGCCTGTTCTACATCGAGAACATGGTGCGTATCCTGCAAATCCAGCCGCTGTTTATTATCCCACGGGGTGATCACGATCCGACAGCGGAAGAAGTCCACTTTCCCACATCAGGTGGAGCAAAATTGTATGGAGTTTACTTCCATACGCCGCAGGCAGTGCGGAAAGGAGTCATTCTGTTTGGAATCGAATTTGGTTCCGATTGCTGGTCAGCGCGTGGGTACACGGAAGCGTTGGTTGCAGATGGTTACGATGTCTTCACATACGCACCACGGGGACAAAAGGGAAGCGATGTAATACCTGGTTATACCCCCATGCCCTGGATTACCACTTGGGAAGTAGAAGATTGCCACGCAGCCATCAATTATTTGCTTCACCGGCCCGATGCCGATCCAAAAGGAATCGGCTTTTTCGGTGTGAGTAAAGGTGCAAATGCGGGCCTTGCTGCTGCCACATCCTCTTCTGCAATCCGCTGTATTGTCACAGACGGTGCTTTCGGCCTGCTTTCCGTCATGGTGCCTTACATGAAACACTGGATCAAAATCTATAACCGCAATTTTCTGGTACATGGCATCGCACCTCGACGGTTTTATTACCACATTGCTGAAATTGGTGCCCGCCGTGCCGAAAGAAGACTGAAATTGCGGTTATATCGCCTTGACCAGCGAATGAAGAAGATCAAAAAGCCCGTTTTCATGATTCATGGTGCATTAGACAGCTATATTAAACCTGAAATGTCGCAAGAACTTTATGAGCGATCCGGTGGGCATCGCGAATACTGGCTCGTCCCGAAAGCTCGGCATAATCAAGCGATTACTCTGGCAAAAGATGAATATCGCCAGCGTTTATTAGAGTTTTTTAATCACCACATGCCCTCCAGCACCCCTAAGCAGGTGTAA
- a CDS encoding GH3 auxin-responsive promoter family protein, protein MFVTRLLVKYLRKALARPLYRKFAAFELACQQPQAVQQELLQQILFRNRDTAFGHDHHFASIKTVSDFRQHVPIHEYEQLHPYIQRVMNGETSALLAEPALMFALTSGTTANRKHIPITATYIKDYQHSWNLWGLQAIREHRQIFLKPIVQLVGDADEYRTEADIPCGNLSGFTAQCQRKIMRWMYAVPAATGKIKDPTARMYVAVRGGLKKPLGMLMSANPSTLVNLARMMNDRKEDLIRDIADGTLNARLDIPNSIRDKMLRRWKPNPKRAKQLESYVSQAGVLYPKDAWPAEKLLIGCWTGGTVRAYLRQLEQYYGDAPVRDLGLLASEGRMSIPIEDGKSGGILDVTTHFYEFIPESEINSSQPIILQPHELKMGENYFILPTTKSGLYRYHICDLVRVTDFFHQTPIIEFVGKGSRFSNITGEKLSEHQVTASVDHLVTQLPQSVRAYAVAPIWDAQQPYYGFYIEEQDARDPELLRKFIIALDTELQRRNIEYQAKRESLRLGPLQAVVINNGAWHDWDLHRVRKTGGSVEQYKHPCLIGDLEFANQMKAVEILQNKSAA, encoded by the coding sequence ATGTTTGTCACTCGATTGCTGGTCAAGTACCTTCGAAAAGCTCTTGCTCGACCACTTTACAGAAAGTTTGCCGCTTTTGAACTTGCTTGCCAACAACCACAGGCAGTGCAACAGGAGTTACTTCAGCAAATCCTTTTTCGAAATCGAGATACAGCATTCGGGCATGATCACCATTTTGCATCGATCAAAACCGTTTCTGATTTTCGACAGCATGTTCCGATTCATGAATATGAACAGCTCCACCCCTATATCCAAAGGGTGATGAATGGTGAAACCAGTGCATTGCTGGCGGAACCGGCCTTGATGTTTGCCCTGACCAGTGGCACCACTGCCAACCGAAAACATATTCCGATCACGGCTACCTACATCAAAGATTACCAGCATAGTTGGAATCTTTGGGGATTACAGGCGATCCGGGAGCACCGTCAGATATTTTTGAAGCCCATTGTGCAACTGGTGGGTGATGCGGATGAATATCGCACAGAAGCGGATATTCCCTGTGGAAACCTGTCTGGCTTTACGGCACAGTGCCAGCGAAAGATTATGCGGTGGATGTATGCGGTACCTGCAGCCACTGGGAAAATAAAGGACCCCACCGCTCGTATGTACGTTGCTGTCCGTGGTGGCTTGAAGAAGCCGCTTGGGATGCTGATGTCTGCAAACCCCAGCACGCTGGTCAATCTGGCCCGCATGATGAACGATCGAAAAGAAGATCTGATTCGGGATATTGCTGATGGCACATTAAACGCGCGGCTGGATATTCCGAACTCCATACGTGACAAGATGTTACGGCGATGGAAGCCCAATCCGAAGCGGGCAAAACAACTGGAAAGCTACGTCTCCCAGGCGGGGGTGCTTTACCCCAAAGATGCCTGGCCCGCGGAAAAATTGCTGATTGGGTGCTGGACTGGTGGCACTGTTCGAGCATATTTACGCCAACTTGAACAATATTACGGGGATGCACCTGTCCGGGATCTTGGCCTGCTCGCCAGTGAAGGCCGGATGAGTATTCCGATTGAAGACGGCAAATCAGGTGGGATTCTGGACGTCACCACACACTTTTATGAATTTATTCCGGAATCGGAAATAAATTCATCTCAACCAATAATTTTGCAGCCACATGAATTGAAAATGGGTGAAAATTACTTCATTTTGCCCACAACGAAGTCAGGACTCTATCGCTACCACATTTGCGATCTGGTGCGAGTGACGGATTTCTTTCATCAGACACCAATCATCGAATTTGTGGGGAAAGGGAGCCGCTTTTCCAATATTACTGGTGAAAAACTTTCCGAACACCAGGTGACTGCCAGCGTCGATCATCTGGTGACGCAGTTGCCACAATCGGTACGTGCATATGCCGTGGCACCTATCTGGGACGCACAACAACCTTATTATGGATTTTACATTGAAGAACAGGACGCCCGCGATCCGGAACTTTTGCGGAAGTTTATCATCGCACTGGATACAGAACTACAGCGTCGAAATATCGAGTACCAGGCAAAGCGAGAATCGTTGAGACTGGGACCGTTGCAGGCGGTCGTGATCAACAATGGTGCCTGGCACGACTGGGATTTACATCGAGTTCGGAAAACCGGTGGGTCGGTGGAACAATACAAACACCCTTGCCTGATTGGAGATCTGGAGTTTGCCAATCAGATGAAAGCAGTCGAAATTTTGCAGAACAAATCAGCAGCATGA
- the argJ gene encoding bifunctional glutamate N-acetyltransferase/amino-acid acetyltransferase ArgJ: MSIVLPVGYRFGGIHSGLRASEPGRLDLAVVLSESPATAAGVYTQNRVAAAPVQLCRSRTPGNPFRGIVICSGNANACTGNQGLADAHQMTKLMADAAGFSEGQALVCSTGVIGRMLPMPILEVGIPKVVAASGDSIDQLHSAASAILTTDTRYKITSYELASSRLLGFAKGAAMIGPNMATMLGFLFSDANVPAAALQEILAGAVDKTFNCISVEGHTSTNDTVLCLANGQGKPLHGKELDEFAQHIFLACEDLARMIAEDAEGATHLVTIDIHGCTTDQEAKQIAKTVAESALVKTAVYGADPNWGRFVSAAGYAGVPFEETEVSLWMGPFELYRKGTPLPFDEKLVSTWMQENRTIHLKFELERGAGHCRFYTCDLTAEYVRLNADYTT, translated from the coding sequence ATGAGCATTGTCCTCCCGGTGGGGTATCGTTTTGGTGGTATTCATTCTGGCTTGCGTGCAAGCGAACCAGGTCGACTCGATTTGGCGGTCGTTCTCAGCGAATCCCCTGCTACTGCTGCAGGGGTATATACTCAGAATCGTGTCGCGGCTGCACCGGTGCAGTTATGTCGCAGCAGAACACCGGGAAATCCGTTTCGCGGTATTGTAATCTGTTCCGGAAATGCGAACGCCTGTACTGGCAATCAGGGACTTGCCGATGCCCACCAAATGACCAAATTGATGGCGGATGCTGCCGGTTTTTCCGAAGGCCAGGCGTTGGTATGCTCGACTGGAGTCATCGGCAGAATGTTACCCATGCCAATTTTAGAAGTGGGCATTCCAAAAGTGGTGGCAGCGTCTGGTGATTCGATCGATCAACTCCATTCAGCAGCGAGTGCGATCCTTACCACAGATACGCGTTACAAAATTACCAGCTACGAATTGGCGAGTTCCCGCCTTTTAGGATTTGCCAAAGGTGCGGCGATGATCGGACCGAACATGGCAACAATGCTGGGCTTTTTGTTCAGCGATGCGAATGTACCTGCTGCGGCACTGCAGGAAATTTTAGCCGGAGCGGTGGACAAGACTTTTAACTGTATTTCTGTGGAAGGCCATACGAGCACCAATGATACTGTACTCTGCCTGGCGAACGGGCAGGGTAAACCATTGCATGGCAAAGAGTTAGATGAATTCGCTCAGCACATTTTTCTGGCCTGTGAAGATCTGGCACGCATGATAGCCGAAGATGCCGAAGGTGCCACCCACCTGGTGACAATTGATATTCATGGTTGTACCACCGATCAAGAAGCGAAACAGATTGCCAAAACAGTGGCAGAAAGTGCGTTGGTCAAAACAGCTGTTTATGGAGCGGATCCCAACTGGGGGAGATTTGTTTCCGCAGCTGGTTATGCGGGAGTACCATTCGAGGAAACCGAGGTATCACTTTGGATGGGGCCGTTTGAATTGTATCGCAAAGGGACCCCGCTACCTTTCGATGAGAAGTTAGTGAGTACTTGGATGCAGGAAAACCGTACCATTCATCTGAAGTTTGAACTGGAACGTGGGGCAGGGCACTGTCGATTTTACACATGCGATTTAACTGCCGAATATGTGCGTCTGAATGCGGACTACACCACCTGA
- a CDS encoding IS630 family transposase has translation MPGHGWTIRKLCNWIGCQFQRYVSRNTVRRILQLAGLSWKKCKKLFGKGDPEKRAEYLKQFADMYQQMCRGDIVIIYIDESHFHRDMDLGYTWWRKGESAWRVSDCPPLSDRINWYGAYNFSAGACLIWNEGKCNKENTAEFLHRVNDWVERQGRRVVVIWDGAPWHKAKFVRTKASELDIEIVVLPSYSPDFNPIEGLWKWMREEVTQHCCFATLRDLFDACKGFIDTLNETPDEIIKRLWPRFEVDPQAEKLRFSI, from the coding sequence TTGCCAGGCCACGGATGGACGATCAGGAAGTTGTGCAACTGGATCGGTTGTCAATTCCAGCGGTATGTATCTCGGAATACCGTGCGGCGGATCCTGCAATTAGCGGGATTGAGCTGGAAGAAATGCAAGAAACTGTTCGGCAAAGGGGACCCTGAAAAGCGGGCCGAATACCTGAAACAGTTCGCGGATATGTACCAGCAAATGTGTCGCGGCGATATCGTGATCATTTATATTGATGAATCCCATTTTCATCGTGATATGGACTTGGGCTATACTTGGTGGCGCAAGGGAGAATCGGCTTGGCGAGTGAGTGATTGCCCTCCGCTGTCCGATCGCATCAACTGGTATGGTGCTTACAATTTCAGTGCTGGTGCATGTTTGATCTGGAACGAAGGCAAATGCAACAAGGAAAACACGGCTGAATTTTTGCACCGAGTGAACGATTGGGTAGAAAGACAAGGTCGACGTGTTGTGGTAATTTGGGATGGAGCACCTTGGCACAAGGCGAAGTTCGTTCGAACCAAAGCCAGCGAGTTGGACATCGAAATAGTAGTTTTGCCCAGTTATAGTCCCGATTTCAATCCCATTGAAGGGTTATGGAAATGGATGCGTGAAGAGGTCACGCAACATTGTTGTTTTGCAACCTTGCGTGACTTGTTCGACGCTTGCAAAGGATTCATCGATACATTGAATGAAACTCCGGATGAAATAATTAAAAGACTGTGGCCAAGATTTGAAGTCGATCCTCAAGCGGAAAAACTCCGATTTTCAATCTGA